In Daphnia pulicaria isolate SC F1-1A chromosome 5, SC_F0-13Bv2, whole genome shotgun sequence, a single genomic region encodes these proteins:
- the LOC124341176 gene encoding RNA-binding protein cabeza-like isoform X2 produces MKIVIALACLVAFSAAVEETGQIDADLDVAEQRYGGGHGGGQRGGHQGGRGGGGGHHGGRFGRSPQKPIFRPHPTPRPPIYNRKGRSVDEILEPVAVQIADQDVAEQYWSPYVNPVDQVAISADQDVAEQRYGGHGGGRGGHGGGRRYGRSLEEAQPFIVAEFQPEYVDYVSDDLQLAENRYYGGNRGHGGGGYRGRRSVEDENAVAIEDLEVAENRGGSYNRGHSSGGSGYGHSGSYSNRGSSGGSGYGGQHRGRRSVQEIAGAIEDLEVAEHHNKGYNRGGSSGGSGQRRKLQKQQRLWQTQQRTWPLGTRWSSLLTRKKRQTSCKRSMLIIKHRKQKSKTRKILRSNWFGILIKCSFGFNKTISTLGI; encoded by the exons ATGAAAATTGTG ATCGCCCTAGCCTGTTTGGTGGCCTTTTCCGCAGCCGTTGAAGAAACTGGACAAATCGACGCCGATTTGGATGTGGCAGAGCAACGCTATGGCGGCGGACACGGGGGAGGACAACGCGGTGGACATCAAGGCGGACG CGGTGGTGGAGGCGGTCATCATGGCGGACGTTTCGGACGCTCTCCCCAGAAGCCTATTTTCCGACCACACCCTACACCCCGACCACCTATCTATAACCGCAAGGGTCGCTCTGTAGATGAGATCCTCGAACCAGTCGCAGTCCAGATTGCCGATCAAGATGTTGCTGAACAATATTGGAGTCCATATGTCAACCCTGTTGATCAGGTCGCCATCTCTGCTGATCAGGACGTGGCAGAGCAACGCTATGGAGGACATGGAGGGGGACGCGGCGGGCATGGCGGTGGCAGACGCTACGGACGCTCTCTCGAAGAAGCTCAACCATTCATCGTCGCCGAGTTCCAGCCCGAGTATGTCGATTATGTCTCGGATGATCTGCAATTAGCCGAGAACCGCTACTACGGAGGCAACAGAGGCCACGGAGGCGGTGGATACCGCGGTCGCCGCTCCGTTGAAGATGAGAATGCTGTCGCCATTGAAGATTTGGAAGTCGCTGAAAATCGCGGTGGAAGCTACAACAGAGGACACAGCAGCGGCGGATCTGGGTACGGACACTCCGGTAGTTACAGCAACAGAGGCTCATCAGGAGGCAGTGGATACGGGGGACAGCACCGCGGTCGCCGCTCCGTTCAAGAAATTGCTGGCGCCATTGAAGATTTGGAAGTCGCTGAACACCACAACAAAGGCTACAACAGAGGCGGCAGCAGCGGAGGCTCTGG GCAGCGGCGGAAACTACAGAAGCAGCAGCGGTTATGGCAGACCCAGCAGCGGACATGGCCACTCGGGACACGGTGGTCGTCGTTATTAACACGAAAAAAGCGGCAAACAAGTTGCAAACGTTCGATGCTGATTATTAAACacaggaaacaaaaaagtaaaacgcGCAAAATTTTAAGGTCAAATTGGTTTGGTATTTTAATCAAATGCTCGTTTGGGTTCAATAAAACGATTTCGACACTGGGGATATAA
- the LOC124341176 gene encoding cold and drought-regulated protein CORA-like isoform X9, with product MKIVIALACLVAFSAAVEETGQIDADLDVAEQRYGGGHGGGQRGGHQGGRGGGGGRYGRSLEEAQPFIVAEFQPEYADYVSDDLQLAENRNYGGYGGNGNHGSGGRRGRRSVEDENAGAIEDLEVAENGGGSYNRGHSSDSAGYRQSGSYGNNRGSSGGGYGGNGHRGGRSVEEIGAIEDLEVAEHHNKGYGSQHGGSSGYDSYGRSSSGYGRPSGGHGSHSGHGGSQHSGHGRGY from the exons ATGAAAATTGTG ATCGCCCTAGCCTGTTTGGTGGCCTTTTCCGCAGCCGTTGAAGAAACTGGACAAATCGACGCCGATTTGGATGTGGCAGAGCAACGCTATGGCGGCGGACACGGGGGAGGACAACGCGGTGGACATCAAGGCGGACGTGGTGGCGGAGGCGGACGCTACGGACGCTCTCTCGAAGAAGCCCAACCATTCATCGTCGCCGAGTTCCAGCCCGAATACGCCGATTATGTCTCGGATGATTTGCAATTAGCCGAGAACCGGAACTACGGAGGCTACGGAGGCAACGGAAACCACGGAAGCGGTGGACGCCGCGGTCGCCGCTCCGTTGAAGATGAGAATGCTGGCGCCATTGAAGATTTGGAAGTGGCTGAAAATGGCGGCGGAAGCTACAACAGAGGCCACAGCAGCGACAGCGCTGGGTACAGACAATCCGGTAGTTATGGCAACAACAGAGGCTCATCGGGAGGTGGATACGGTGGAAACGGACACCGCGGTGGCCGCTCCGTTGAAGAGATTGGCGCCATTGAAGATTTGGAAGTCGCTGAACATCACAACAAAGGCTACGGAAGCCAGCACGGTGGCAGCTCTGGGTACGACTCCTACGGAAGGAGCAGCAGCGGTTATGGCAGACCCAGCGGCGGACATGGCAGTCACTCTGGACATGGTGGCAGCCAGCACTCCGGACACGGCCGTGGATATTAA
- the LOC124341176 gene encoding DEAD-box ATP-dependent RNA helicase 9-like isoform X6 — MKIIALACLVAFAAAVEETAGQIDVDLDGAEHRHGGGHGGGYGGGFGGHHGGRFGRSPQKPIFRPHPTPRPPIYNRKGRSVDEILEPVAVQIADQDVAEQYWSPYVNPVDQVAISADQDVAEQRYGGHGGGRGGHGGGRRYGRSLEEAQPFIVAEFQPEYVDYVSDDLQLAENRYYGGNRGHGGGGYRGRRSVEDENAVAIEDLEVAENRGGSYNRGHSSGGSGYGHSGSYSNRGSSGGSGYGGQHRGRRSVQEIAGAIEDLEVAEHHNKGYNRGGSSGGSGQRRKLQKQQRLWQTQQRTWPLGTRWSSLLTRKKRQTSCKRSMLIIKHRKQKSKTRKILRSNWFGILIKCSFGFNKTISTLGI; from the exons ATGAAAATC ATCGCCCTAGCCTGTTTGGTGGCCTTTGCCGCAGCCGTTGAAGAAACTGCTGGACAAATCGACGTCGATTTGGACGGGGCCGAGCATCGCCATGGCGGTGGACACGGGGGAGGGTACGGCGGAGGATTCG GCGGTCATCATGGCGGACGTTTCGGACGCTCTCCCCAGAAGCCTATTTTCCGACCACACCCTACACCCCGACCACCTATCTATAACCGCAAGGGTCGCTCTGTAGATGAGATCCTCGAACCAGTCGCAGTCCAGATTGCCGATCAAGATGTTGCTGAACAATATTGGAGTCCATATGTCAACCCTGTTGATCAGGTCGCCATCTCTGCTGATCAGGACGTGGCAGAGCAACGCTATGGAGGACATGGAGGGGGACGCGGCGGGCATGGCGGTGGCAGACGCTACGGACGCTCTCTCGAAGAAGCTCAACCATTCATCGTCGCCGAGTTCCAGCCCGAGTATGTCGATTATGTCTCGGATGATCTGCAATTAGCCGAGAACCGCTACTACGGAGGCAACAGAGGCCACGGAGGCGGTGGATACCGCGGTCGCCGCTCCGTTGAAGATGAGAATGCTGTCGCCATTGAAGATTTGGAAGTCGCTGAAAATCGCGGTGGAAGCTACAACAGAGGACACAGCAGCGGCGGATCTGGGTACGGACACTCCGGTAGTTACAGCAACAGAGGCTCATCAGGAGGCAGTGGATACGGGGGACAGCACCGCGGTCGCCGCTCCGTTCAAGAAATTGCTGGCGCCATTGAAGATTTGGAAGTCGCTGAACACCACAACAAAGGCTACAACAGAGGCGGCAGCAGCGGAGGCTCTGG GCAGCGGCGGAAACTACAGAAGCAGCAGCGGTTATGGCAGACCCAGCAGCGGACATGGCCACTCGGGACACGGTGGTCGTCGTTATTAACACGAAAAAAGCGGCAAACAAGTTGCAAACGTTCGATGCTGATTATTAAACacaggaaacaaaaaagtaaaacgcGCAAAATTTTAAGGTCAAATTGGTTTGGTATTTTAATCAAATGCTCGTTTGGGTTCAATAAAACGATTTCGACACTGGGGATATAA
- the LOC124341176 gene encoding hornerin-like isoform X7: MKIVIALACLVAFSAAVEETGQIDADLDVAEQRYGGGHGGGQRGGHQGGRGGGGGHHGGRFGRSPQKPIFRPHPTPRPPIYNRKGRSVDEILEPVAVQIADQDVAEQYWSPYVNPVDQVAISADQDVAEQRYGGHGGGRGGHGGGRRYGRSLEEAQPFIVAEFQPEYVDYVSDDLQLAENRYYGGNRGHGGGGYRGRRSVEDENAVAIEDLEVAENRGGSYNRGHSSGGSGYGHSGSYSNRGSSGGSGYGGQHRGRRSVQEIAGAIEDLEVAEHHNKGYNRGGSSGGSGYGNHGSSSGYGRPSGGHGSHSGHGGR; this comes from the exons ATGAAAATTGTG ATCGCCCTAGCCTGTTTGGTGGCCTTTTCCGCAGCCGTTGAAGAAACTGGACAAATCGACGCCGATTTGGATGTGGCAGAGCAACGCTATGGCGGCGGACACGGGGGAGGACAACGCGGTGGACATCAAGGCGGACGTGGTGGCGGAG GCGGTCATCATGGCGGACGTTTCGGACGCTCTCCCCAGAAGCCTATTTTCCGACCACACCCTACACCCCGACCACCTATCTATAACCGCAAGGGTCGCTCTGTAGATGAGATCCTCGAACCAGTCGCAGTCCAGATTGCCGATCAAGATGTTGCTGAACAATATTGGAGTCCATATGTCAACCCTGTTGATCAGGTCGCCATCTCTGCTGATCAGGACGTGGCAGAGCAACGCTATGGAGGACATGGAGGGGGACGCGGCGGGCATGGCGGTGGCAGACGCTACGGACGCTCTCTCGAAGAAGCTCAACCATTCATCGTCGCCGAGTTCCAGCCCGAGTATGTCGATTATGTCTCGGATGATCTGCAATTAGCCGAGAACCGCTACTACGGAGGCAACAGAGGCCACGGAGGCGGTGGATACCGCGGTCGCCGCTCCGTTGAAGATGAGAATGCTGTCGCCATTGAAGATTTGGAAGTCGCTGAAAATCGCGGTGGAAGCTACAACAGAGGACACAGCAGCGGCGGATCTGGGTACGGACACTCCGGTAGTTACAGCAACAGAGGCTCATCAGGAGGCAGTGGATACGGGGGACAGCACCGCGGTCGCCGCTCCGTTCAAGAAATTGCTGGCGCCATTGAAGATTTGGAAGTCGCTGAACACCACAACAAAGGCTACAACAGAGGCGGCAGCAGCGGAGGCTCTGGCTACGGAAACCACGGAAGCAGCAGCGGTTATGGCAGACCCAGCGGCGGACATGGCAGCCACTCGGGACACGGTGGCCGTTAA
- the LOC124341176 gene encoding DEAD-box ATP-dependent RNA helicase 9-like isoform X3 produces the protein MKIVIALACLVAFAAAVEETAGQIDVDLDGAEHRHGGGHGGGYGGGFGGHHGGRFGRSPQKPIFRPHPTPRPPIYNRKGRSVDEILEPVAVQIADQDVAEQYWSPYVNPVDQVAISADQDVAEQRYGGHGGGRGGHGGGRRYGRSLEEAQPFIVAEFQPEYVDYVSDDLQLAENRYYGGNRGHGGGGYRGRRSVEDENAVAIEDLEVAENRGGSYNRGHSSGGSGYGHSGSYSNRGSSGGSGYGGQHRGRRSVQEIAGAIEDLEVAEHHNKGYNRGGSSGGSGQRRKLQKQQRLWQTQQRTWPLGTRWSSLLTRKKRQTSCKRSMLIIKHRKQKSKTRKILRSNWFGILIKCSFGFNKTISTLGI, from the exons ATGAAAATTGTG ATCGCCCTAGCCTGTTTGGTGGCCTTTGCCGCAGCCGTTGAAGAAACTGCTGGACAAATCGACGTCGATTTGGACGGGGCCGAGCATCGCCATGGCGGTGGACACGGGGGAGGGTACGGCGGAGGATTCG GCGGTCATCATGGCGGACGTTTCGGACGCTCTCCCCAGAAGCCTATTTTCCGACCACACCCTACACCCCGACCACCTATCTATAACCGCAAGGGTCGCTCTGTAGATGAGATCCTCGAACCAGTCGCAGTCCAGATTGCCGATCAAGATGTTGCTGAACAATATTGGAGTCCATATGTCAACCCTGTTGATCAGGTCGCCATCTCTGCTGATCAGGACGTGGCAGAGCAACGCTATGGAGGACATGGAGGGGGACGCGGCGGGCATGGCGGTGGCAGACGCTACGGACGCTCTCTCGAAGAAGCTCAACCATTCATCGTCGCCGAGTTCCAGCCCGAGTATGTCGATTATGTCTCGGATGATCTGCAATTAGCCGAGAACCGCTACTACGGAGGCAACAGAGGCCACGGAGGCGGTGGATACCGCGGTCGCCGCTCCGTTGAAGATGAGAATGCTGTCGCCATTGAAGATTTGGAAGTCGCTGAAAATCGCGGTGGAAGCTACAACAGAGGACACAGCAGCGGCGGATCTGGGTACGGACACTCCGGTAGTTACAGCAACAGAGGCTCATCAGGAGGCAGTGGATACGGGGGACAGCACCGCGGTCGCCGCTCCGTTCAAGAAATTGCTGGCGCCATTGAAGATTTGGAAGTCGCTGAACACCACAACAAAGGCTACAACAGAGGCGGCAGCAGCGGAGGCTCTGG GCAGCGGCGGAAACTACAGAAGCAGCAGCGGTTATGGCAGACCCAGCAGCGGACATGGCCACTCGGGACACGGTGGTCGTCGTTATTAACACGAAAAAAGCGGCAAACAAGTTGCAAACGTTCGATGCTGATTATTAAACacaggaaacaaaaaagtaaaacgcGCAAAATTTTAAGGTCAAATTGGTTTGGTATTTTAATCAAATGCTCGTTTGGGTTCAATAAAACGATTTCGACACTGGGGATATAA
- the LOC124341176 gene encoding RNA-binding protein cabeza-like isoform X1 produces the protein MKIVIALACLVAFSAAVEETGQIDADLDVAEQRYGGGHGGGQRGGHQGGRGGGGGHHGGRFGRSPQKPIFRPHPTPRPPIYNRKGRSVDEILEPVAVQIADQDVAEQYWSPYVNPVDQVAISADQDVAEQRYGGHGGGRGGHGGGRRYGRSLEEAQPFIVAEFQPEYVDYVSDDLQLAENRYYGGNRGHGGGGYRGRRSVEDENAVAIEDLEVAENRGGSYNRGHSSGGSGYGHSGSYSNRGSSGGSGYGGQHRGRRSVQEIAGAIEDLEVAEHHNKGYNRGGSSGGSGQRRKLQKQQRLWQTQQRTWPLGTRWSSLLTRKKRQTSCKRSMLIIKHRKQKSKTRKILRSNWFGILIKCSFGFNKTISTLGI, from the exons ATGAAAATTGTG ATCGCCCTAGCCTGTTTGGTGGCCTTTTCCGCAGCCGTTGAAGAAACTGGACAAATCGACGCCGATTTGGATGTGGCAGAGCAACGCTATGGCGGCGGACACGGGGGAGGACAACGCGGTGGACATCAAGGCGGACGTGGTGGCGGAG GCGGTCATCATGGCGGACGTTTCGGACGCTCTCCCCAGAAGCCTATTTTCCGACCACACCCTACACCCCGACCACCTATCTATAACCGCAAGGGTCGCTCTGTAGATGAGATCCTCGAACCAGTCGCAGTCCAGATTGCCGATCAAGATGTTGCTGAACAATATTGGAGTCCATATGTCAACCCTGTTGATCAGGTCGCCATCTCTGCTGATCAGGACGTGGCAGAGCAACGCTATGGAGGACATGGAGGGGGACGCGGCGGGCATGGCGGTGGCAGACGCTACGGACGCTCTCTCGAAGAAGCTCAACCATTCATCGTCGCCGAGTTCCAGCCCGAGTATGTCGATTATGTCTCGGATGATCTGCAATTAGCCGAGAACCGCTACTACGGAGGCAACAGAGGCCACGGAGGCGGTGGATACCGCGGTCGCCGCTCCGTTGAAGATGAGAATGCTGTCGCCATTGAAGATTTGGAAGTCGCTGAAAATCGCGGTGGAAGCTACAACAGAGGACACAGCAGCGGCGGATCTGGGTACGGACACTCCGGTAGTTACAGCAACAGAGGCTCATCAGGAGGCAGTGGATACGGGGGACAGCACCGCGGTCGCCGCTCCGTTCAAGAAATTGCTGGCGCCATTGAAGATTTGGAAGTCGCTGAACACCACAACAAAGGCTACAACAGAGGCGGCAGCAGCGGAGGCTCTGG GCAGCGGCGGAAACTACAGAAGCAGCAGCGGTTATGGCAGACCCAGCAGCGGACATGGCCACTCGGGACACGGTGGTCGTCGTTATTAACACGAAAAAAGCGGCAAACAAGTTGCAAACGTTCGATGCTGATTATTAAACacaggaaacaaaaaagtaaaacgcGCAAAATTTTAAGGTCAAATTGGTTTGGTATTTTAATCAAATGCTCGTTTGGGTTCAATAAAACGATTTCGACACTGGGGATATAA
- the LOC124341176 gene encoding putative glycine-rich cell wall structural protein 1 isoform X8 — MKIVIALACLVAFAAAVEETAGQIDVDLDGAEHRNVGGHRGGYGGGRGGHGGGRRYGRSLEEAQPFIVAEFQPEYVDYVSDDLQLAENRYYGGNRGHGGGGYRGRRSVEDENAVAIEDLEVAENRGGSYNRGHSSGGSGYGHSGSYSNRGSSGGSGYGGQHRGRRSVQEIAGAIEDLEVAEHHNKGYNRGGSSGGSGQRRKLQKQQRLWQTQQRTWPLGTRWSSLLTRKKRQTSCKRSMLIIKHRKQKSKTRKILRSNWFGILIKCSFGFNKTISTLGI; from the exons ATGAAAATCGTG ATCGCCCTAGCCTGTTTGGTGGCCTTTGCTGCAGCCGTTGAAGAAACTGCTGGACAAATTGACGTCGATTTGGACGGGGCCGAGCATCGCAATGTCGGCGGACACAGAGGAGGGTACGGCGGA GGACGCGGCGGGCATGGCGGTGGCAGACGCTACGGACGCTCTCTCGAAGAAGCTCAACCATTCATCGTCGCCGAGTTCCAGCCCGAGTATGTCGATTATGTCTCGGATGATCTGCAATTAGCCGAGAACCGCTACTACGGAGGCAACAGAGGCCACGGAGGCGGTGGATACCGCGGTCGCCGCTCCGTTGAAGATGAGAATGCTGTCGCCATTGAAGATTTGGAAGTCGCTGAAAATCGCGGTGGAAGCTACAACAGAGGACACAGCAGCGGCGGATCTGGGTACGGACACTCCGGTAGTTACAGCAACAGAGGCTCATCAGGAGGCAGTGGATACGGGGGACAGCACCGCGGTCGCCGCTCCGTTCAAGAAATTGCTGGCGCCATTGAAGATTTGGAAGTCGCTGAACACCACAACAAAGGCTACAACAGAGGCGGCAGCAGCGGAGGCTCTGG GCAGCGGCGGAAACTACAGAAGCAGCAGCGGTTATGGCAGACCCAGCAGCGGACATGGCCACTCGGGACACGGTGGTCGTCGTTATTAACACGAAAAAAGCGGCAAACAAGTTGCAAACGTTCGATGCTGATTATTAAACacaggaaacaaaaaagtaaaacgcGCAAAATTTTAAGGTCAAATTGGTTTGGTATTTTAATCAAATGCTCGTTTGGGTTCAATAAAACGATTTCGACACTGGGGATATAA
- the LOC124341176 gene encoding DEAD-box ATP-dependent RNA helicase 9-like isoform X5, giving the protein MKIVIALACLVAFAAAVEETAGQIDVDLDGAEHRHGGGHGGGYGGGFGGHHGGRFGRSPQKPIFRPHPTPRPPIYNRKGRSVDEILEPVAVQIADQDVAEQYWSPYVNPVDQVAISADQDVAEQRYGGHGGGRGGHGGGRRYGRSLEEAQPFIVAEFQPEYVDYVSDDLQLAENRYYGGNRGHGGGGYRGRRSVEDENAVAIEDLEVAENRGGSYNRGHSSGGSGYGHSGSYSNRGSSGGSGYGGQHRGRRSVQEIAGAIEDLEVAEHHNKGYNRGGSSGGSGQRRKLQKQQRLWQTQQRTWPLGTRWSSLLTRKKRQTSCKRSMLIIKHRKQKSKTRKILRSNWFGILIKCSFGFNKTISTLGI; this is encoded by the exons ATGAAAATCGTG ATCGCCCTAGCCTGTTTGGTGGCCTTTGCCGCAGCCGTTGAAGAAACTGCTGGACAAATCGACGTCGATTTGGACGGGGCCGAGCATCGCCATGGCGGTGGACACGGGGGAGGGTACGGCGGAGGATTCG GCGGTCATCATGGCGGACGTTTCGGACGCTCTCCCCAGAAGCCTATTTTCCGACCACACCCTACACCCCGACCACCTATCTATAACCGCAAGGGTCGCTCTGTAGATGAGATCCTCGAACCAGTCGCAGTCCAGATTGCCGATCAAGATGTTGCTGAACAATATTGGAGTCCATATGTCAACCCTGTTGATCAGGTCGCCATCTCTGCTGATCAGGACGTGGCAGAGCAACGCTATGGAGGACATGGAGGGGGACGCGGCGGGCATGGCGGTGGCAGACGCTACGGACGCTCTCTCGAAGAAGCTCAACCATTCATCGTCGCCGAGTTCCAGCCCGAGTATGTCGATTATGTCTCGGATGATCTGCAATTAGCCGAGAACCGCTACTACGGAGGCAACAGAGGCCACGGAGGCGGTGGATACCGCGGTCGCCGCTCCGTTGAAGATGAGAATGCTGTCGCCATTGAAGATTTGGAAGTCGCTGAAAATCGCGGTGGAAGCTACAACAGAGGACACAGCAGCGGCGGATCTGGGTACGGACACTCCGGTAGTTACAGCAACAGAGGCTCATCAGGAGGCAGTGGATACGGGGGACAGCACCGCGGTCGCCGCTCCGTTCAAGAAATTGCTGGCGCCATTGAAGATTTGGAAGTCGCTGAACACCACAACAAAGGCTACAACAGAGGCGGCAGCAGCGGAGGCTCTGG GCAGCGGCGGAAACTACAGAAGCAGCAGCGGTTATGGCAGACCCAGCAGCGGACATGGCCACTCGGGACACGGTGGTCGTCGTTATTAACACGAAAAAAGCGGCAAACAAGTTGCAAACGTTCGATGCTGATTATTAAACacaggaaacaaaaaagtaaaacgcGCAAAATTTTAAGGTCAAATTGGTTTGGTATTTTAATCAAATGCTCGTTTGGGTTCAATAAAACGATTTCGACACTGGGGATATAA